One Schistocerca nitens isolate TAMUIC-IGC-003100 chromosome 1, iqSchNite1.1, whole genome shotgun sequence DNA segment encodes these proteins:
- the LOC126194351 gene encoding uncharacterized protein LOC126194351 has product MAEISRRQKILREVRCLHLFCKAVGLVPFSIDMENVKLDMKATDIVYALAIFICLVSTLVPLVLTWMGVHMHGLPAAVYLNAISSFVFLFINIIVVLLEMLVNTSRYRKMVLLLGYCDREFSQSQIGAVDRTSIGWIVGPLVNITVSSMQLVIIAIKMKSVNTLQLVLAYTVNTLVTSGNLFKFYFLLLMARQRIITLNNGLFTMSMQQYGRKRLTEGSSKRECFTVLSQVANDVDDVHFCQSIRSLRRGFEALCSLSDEIFSAHKVFLALLLPTLFMESVCTVFLTCKRLKYGDNFQTTEHTWGAHFVQVTQFLLVLLPAHMTIRQLEDTSTAVFRVLLQTPSGSRPEAELKLFDLQVQRRSPRFSIFGVATLDFRLLTTFVSALTTYVVILFSL; this is encoded by the coding sequence ATGGCAGAAATATCCAGGAGACAGAAGATTCTGAGGGAAGTGAGATGTCTTCATCTGTTCTGTAAGGCAGTAGGACTAGTGCCCTTCAGCATAGACATGGAGAACGTCAAGCTGGACATGAAGGCAACAGATATTGTTTATGCCCTGGCCATCTTCATATGCCTTGTGAGCACACTAGTTCCATTAGTGCTAACCTGGATGGGAGTCCATATGCATGGTCTTCCAGCTGCTGTGTACTTAAATGCAATCTCTTCGTTTGTATTCTTATTCATCAACATCATTGTAGTATTATTAGAAATGTTAGTCAATACTTCCAGATACAGGAAAATGGTCCTTCTACTTGGCTACTGTGATCGGGAGTTTTCACAATCACAGATTGGTGCTGTTGACAGAACGAGCATTGGGTGGATTGTGGGACCACTTGTCAATATCACTGTCTCAAGCATGCAACTTGTTATCATtgccataaaaatgaaatctgtgAATACATTGCAATTGGTGCTGGCCTACACAGTGAACACATTGGTAACATCAGGAAAtctcttcaaattttattttttgctgttgatGGCAAGACAGAGAATAATTACACTCAACAATGGCTTGTTCACTATGAGTATGCAGCAGTATGGCAGGAAAAGACTCACTGAAGGCAGCTCTAAGAGAGAGTGTTTTACTGTTCTCAGTCAAGTGGCTAATGATGTTGATGACGTTCACTTCTGCCAAAGTATAAGATCCCTCAGGCGAGGATTCGAGGCACTCTGCAGCCTCTCGGACGAAATATTTTCGGCGCACAAGGTGTTCTTGGCACTGTTGCTGCCTACACTGTTTATGGAATCGGTGTGCACCGTTTTCCTTACGTGCAAGCGCCTGAAATACGGGGATAATTTCCAGACAACGGAACACACGTGGGGTGCCCACTTTGTGCAAGTCACCCAGTTCCTGCTGGTGCTGCTCCCAGCCCACATGACGATTCGGCAGTTGGAAGACACATCTACTGCCGTATTCCGTGTGCTGCTGCAAACACCATCAGGCAGCAGACCCGAAGCCGAGCTGAAGCTCTTTGACCTTCAAGTGCAGCGCCGCAGCCCCAGGTTTAGCATCTTTGGAGTCGCCACGCTGGACTTCCGGCTACTGACGACCTTTGTGTCAGCTCTCACCACCTATGTTGTCATTCTTTTCTCGTTGTAG